A window of Ignavibacteriales bacterium genomic DNA:
TGGTTCAAAGATGCGTTCGAAGCAGGCGAACTCCTGGCGGTGTCCGCCTACCCGGACTTTGACAAGCTGGGTCGAATCCAGTTCACGCATCCCGAGTTCGACCGCCTCAAGGGAGCGGAAGAAGAAGACGAACCGGACTGGGGAAAACTCTTCAATACCGGCTCCATCATCCCGAAGTACAGCTCTACGGCAGACCTGACGAAAGTCGGTCTCGACAGTCGTGGCTTTCGCAGGATCACTCGCAGTGCGTTGAAGAGTCACCTGAACACGGTGGAGGAATTCCTTCCTGATGAGATCCGCGCGCGTGAAAACCTTGCGGGTTGTCGTACAGCGCTTGGACAGATCCATTTTCCCGCGAATCAGGACGAACTTGCAGCAGCGCGCCGGCGGCTGAAATTCGACGAGTTGTTTTTTCTCCAGCTGATGCTCGCGTTTCGCAAACGGCGTCTCAGTGAGGAGAAGAAGGGGATCACCTACTCCACAGAAAGCGAATTGGCGCGGTCGCTTGCTGGCTCGCTCCCGTTCGAATTGACCAGGGCGCAGCGCAGGGTCCTGAACGAGATCGCCGATGACATGCGCGCACCGAAGCCGATGAACCGGCTGCTGCAGGGAGATGTCGGCAGCGGGAAAACCATCGTCGCACTCCTTGCCATGCTGGTTGCGGTGCAGAATGGATATCAGGTCGCGCTGATGGCGCCGACAGAAATACTCGCGGATCAGCATTTTCGCACGCTGGCAGGGTATCTGAAAAACCTCCCTGTGACCGTGCGGTTGCTGACCGGGGGTCAACGAAAGAAGCTGCGCGAAGACGTCCTGGAGGATATCCGGAGCGGCCGGGCGCATATCGTTGTCGGTACCCATGCTCTTATAGAAGAAAACGTCTCGTTTGCGCAGCTCGGTTTTGTGGTGATCGACGAGCAGCATCGTTTCGGCGTGATGCAGCGTGCGACGCTCCGCGGAAAGGGACTCAACCCCGACGTCCTCGTGATGACAGCGACGCCGATTCCCCGCACGCTCTCTCTCACGGTCTACGGCGACCTTGACGTGTCGGTGATCGATGAAATGCCCGCGGACCGCAAGCCGATCAAGACCGGCGTGCGCCTGGAGAATCAGAAAGAGAAAGTGTACCAATTCGTGCGCGAGGAAGTGCGGCGCGGCCGCCAAGCGTATATTGTGTTCCCTCTGATTGAAGAATCGGAGAAGGTTGATCTGAAGGCGGCGACGGAGGAGTTCGAACATCTGAAGACCGCGGTGTTTCCTGAATACACATTGGGCCTGCTCCACGGCCGCATGAAGTCCGAAGAAAAAGACGGGATCATGGGACGATTCAAGGCCGGCGAGATCCACGTTCTCGTTTCCACGACCGTCATCGAAGTCGGTATCGATATTCCCAATGCCACGATCATGATCGTTGAGAATGCCGAGCGGTTTGGGTTGTCGCAGCTTCACCAGCTCCGCGGGAGGGTCGGGAGAGGGGCCGACCAGTCCTATTGCATCCTCGTGGCCAACTACGGTTGGTTCGATGACCACCGGAGGGGCAAGGAAGTCGGCGAGCTGAAGAGGGAGAAGTTGAACGCCCAGATCCGGCTCGACACGATGGTGGAGACGTCCGACGGTTTCAAGATCGCCGAAGTGGATCTGAAACTCCGGGGGCCGGGGGAGATTTTCGGCATCCGGCAGAGCGGCATACCGGAATTCCGCATCGCCAACCCCGTGGAGGACGGCGATATCATCGCAATCGCACGAAAAGAAGCATTTCTTCTGGTTGAGCAGGATCCCCAGCTCCGGTTATCATCTCACAAGAACCTCCGGAAACACTTCGAAGAGCGCTACCGAGATGCTCTCGCGCTCGGCAGCATCGCTTGATCCATCCCTTCTCTCCTCTCTCACCTGAGAAGATCCTCATGGTCCTTCGCTCGGTCGACGACGCTTGCTCCGTGAGCGCGACCTCGCGCGGTCGGTCGTTGACATCGCGTGATCACCTCCGACCGAGTCGCGCGTGGTGACCGATCCGCGGATCGTGTCAAGGAAGATCGCGCGTTGGAAGCGCGAAAAACCCGTCTCAGACTTGACAACGACGTTTAAAAGCTTATATTTGTATCAACGATACACGTTCATTGATAGGTCGTCCTCCCACATCTGAAAGGTTGATCAACCTGCTTGTTACCGCGATTGAATGTCGCGCTCGTCTATAACATGAAGAAGGAACACGCGGATGAAGTTTCGACTCATCCCCGGAGTGGTGGCAATGGAGAGGGTGAGGTGTCGGTTGCAGCGCAAACGAAACTTCAGGAGACGAGACACGACACATACGCAGAATGGGACAGCGAAGCGACCATTCTCGCCGTGAAGGCAGCTTTGGCGGAGCGACACAGCGTGACGATGTTCGAAGCGACTGAGGATGCTCCCCAACGACTTCTCGAAGCCCGACCCGATATTGTGTTCAACATCGCGGAAGGATTGAGAGGACCCTCCCGAGAAGCGCAGATCCCCGCCATCCTGGACATGCTTGGAATCCCGTACACAGGATCTGATCCTGTAACGCTGGGAATCTGTCTGGACAAGGCGCGCGCGAAAGAGATTCTTTCCTTTTATCAAATCCCCAATCCGGCATTTCACGTCATCGCATCGGTCGACGAGCTTCGGCATTGCTCTGTCGAATTCCCGTCCGTCGTGAAACCTCTGCACGAAGGATCGAGCAAGGGGATTCTGAACGCTTCTATCGTCCGGACGCAGAATGAACTTGAAGTTCAGGTCGAACGCGTTCTGAACGAATACGCGGAACCGGCTCTCGTTGAAAAGTTCCTCCCCGGTCGCGAATTCACCGTCGCGCTTCTTGGAAACGGCCAATCTTTGCGTGTTTTCCCAATAGTAGAAATTCGCCTGGACAAACTTCCCGCCGGGGTCAATCCCCTCTATTCATATGAGGCAAAATGGGTGTGGGATCAGAGCGACCATCCGGTGGAAATGTATGACTGTCCGGCGAAAATTGATGCCGACCTTGAACGCCGCATCAAAGAGACTTGTATAAAGGTGTTCACTGTTTTACGATGCCGCGATTGGTCGAGGATCGACATTCGTCTGGATGAGCACGGAACGCCGAATATCGTTGAGTTGAATCCTCTTCCGGGAATTCTGCCGAATCCCGATGATCATTCGAGCTTTCCGATGGCGGCGCGGGCGGCCGGATTTTCTTATAACGCAATGCTTAACGCTGTCTTGGATGCAGCCATCCAGAGATATGGAATTGCTTAAACGATTGCCGGCAAATAAGAAACCGGTTACCGGTTCACA
This region includes:
- a CDS encoding ATP-grasp domain-containing protein produces the protein MKKEHADEVSTHPRSGGNGEGEVSVAAQTKLQETRHDTYAEWDSEATILAVKAALAERHSVTMFEATEDAPQRLLEARPDIVFNIAEGLRGPSREAQIPAILDMLGIPYTGSDPVTLGICLDKARAKEILSFYQIPNPAFHVIASVDELRHCSVEFPSVVKPLHEGSSKGILNASIVRTQNELEVQVERVLNEYAEPALVEKFLPGREFTVALLGNGQSLRVFPIVEIRLDKLPAGVNPLYSYEAKWVWDQSDHPVEMYDCPAKIDADLERRIKETCIKVFTVLRCRDWSRIDIRLDEHGTPNIVELNPLPGILPNPDDHSSFPMAARAAGFSYNAMLNAVLDAAIQRYGIA
- the recG gene encoding ATP-dependent DNA helicase RecG; this translates as MNRPPTKPKTNIIQRAESPLQYVKGIGPKRAAALESVEIRTVRDLLHNFPFDYLDRSSIVSIRDLKKYVDAEKPVTVIGQVFRQEMRRSRRSNRLIFILTLEDATGHLPCVWFEGVQWFKDAFEAGELLAVSAYPDFDKLGRIQFTHPEFDRLKGAEEEDEPDWGKLFNTGSIIPKYSSTADLTKVGLDSRGFRRITRSALKSHLNTVEEFLPDEIRARENLAGCRTALGQIHFPANQDELAAARRRLKFDELFFLQLMLAFRKRRLSEEKKGITYSTESELARSLAGSLPFELTRAQRRVLNEIADDMRAPKPMNRLLQGDVGSGKTIVALLAMLVAVQNGYQVALMAPTEILADQHFRTLAGYLKNLPVTVRLLTGGQRKKLREDVLEDIRSGRAHIVVGTHALIEENVSFAQLGFVVIDEQHRFGVMQRATLRGKGLNPDVLVMTATPIPRTLSLTVYGDLDVSVIDEMPADRKPIKTGVRLENQKEKVYQFVREEVRRGRQAYIVFPLIEESEKVDLKAATEEFEHLKTAVFPEYTLGLLHGRMKSEEKDGIMGRFKAGEIHVLVSTTVIEVGIDIPNATIMIVENAERFGLSQLHQLRGRVGRGADQSYCILVANYGWFDDHRRGKEVGELKREKLNAQIRLDTMVETSDGFKIAEVDLKLRGPGEIFGIRQSGIPEFRIANPVEDGDIIAIARKEAFLLVEQDPQLRLSSHKNLRKHFEERYRDALALGSIA